The genomic window aaaaaatgttattatatcaAAGTTTCCcacgtaaaaaaaagaagctaagtATAGTTTTCCATGAGTGAATTGTGTATCTTGTAAATATGTTCTTATAGATTGAcaattcatacatacataaatagattgatcaagaataatattataatatgtatagtatatagattgatttatcctttaaatgatgtcaaaatattaacatttgaaTCTCTCTAAAAACATACCAATCCAAGTTTTTGAGGTATGACCTAAAAACATATaagatatataacaatttattcataacttatCATATCtacatagttaaaaattaaacagatgtatctaattgataaataagaaaataatcatataaattcATACTATTTCAGAGTTTTTCAATCAAGTCAGCATTGATCCATCATGAAGAGGTTAAGTTTGATTGTTTTAGTATTATGTATCTTGCAACTGAGGAGTACTGCCTGTAAGTAAATTCATATTgaattggtatatatatattattttgaaatggatATTTTATGTTCCctggacattttaaaaattatctaagATTAGAAAAAACGATTATTTCAATTCCTTAATGTCAGACATTACAgagagaaatattatttaataataaattaatatttctattttgtgATATCAATATTAgctcaaaatacaaaaacatctACAGCTTCAATGTCCTCCACAACTGATGCATCAACTACAATGTCCTCCACAACTGATGCATCAACTACAATATCCTCTACAACTACATTGTCCTCCACAACTGATGCATCAACAACAATGTCCTCCACAACTGATGCATCAACTACAATATCCTCCACAACTGATGCATCAACAACAATGTCCTCCCAACTGATGCATCCTCCACAACTGATGCATCAACTACAATGTCCTCCACAACTGATGCATCAACTACAATGTCCTCCACAACTGATGCATCAACTACAATGTCCTCCACAACTGATGCATCAACTACAATACTACGTACCTCCACAACTGATGCATCAACTACAATGTCCTCCACAACTGATGCATCAACTACAATGTCCTCCACAACTGATGCATCAACTACAATGTCCTCCACAACTGATGCATCAACTACAATGTCCTCCACAACTAATGCACAAACTACAATGTCCTCCACAACTGATGCATCAACTACAATATCCTCCACAACTGATGCATCAACAACAATGTCCTCCACAACTGATGCATCAACTACAATGTCCTCCACAACTAATGCACAAACTCCAATGTCCTCCACAACTGATGCATCAACTACAATATCCTCTACAACTACATTGTCCTCCACAACTGATGCATCAACAACAATGTCCTCCACAACTGATGCATCAACTACAATGTCCTCCACAACTAATGCACAAACTCCAATGTCCTCCACAACTGATGCATCAATTACAATATCTCTACAATGTCCTCCACAACTGATGCATCAACTACAATGTCCTCCACAACTGATGCATCAACTCAATGTCCTCCACAACTAATGCACAAACTCCAATGTCCTCCACAACTGATGCATCAACTACAATATCCTCCACAACTGTCCTCCACAACTGATGCATCAACAACAATGTCCTCCACAACTGATGCATCAACTCAATGTCCTCCACAACTGCACAAACTCCAATGTCCTCCACAACTGATGCATCAACTACAATATCCTCTCAACTACATTGTCCTCCACAACTGATGCATCAACTACAATGTCCTCCACAACTGATGCATCAACTACAATGTCCTCCACAACTAATGCACAACTACAATGTCCTCCACAACTGATGCATCAACTACAATGTCAACTGATATCAACTACAATGTCCTGATGCATCAACTACAATATCCTCTACAACTACATTGTCCTCCACAACTGATGCATCAACAACAATGTCCTCCACAACTGATGCATCAACTACAATGTCCTCCACAACTGATGCATCAACTCCAATGTCCTCCACAACTGATGAATCAATACAATGTCCTCCACAACTGATACATCAACTACAATGTCCTCCACAATTGATGCATCAACTACAATGACCTCCACAACTACTGATACATCAACTACTGATGCACCAACTACAATGTCCTCCACAACTACTACGGCACCAACTACAATGTCCTCCACAACTACTACGGCACCAACTACAATGACCTCCACAACTGATGCATCAACTACAATGTCCTCTACAACTAATGCACCAAGTACAATGTCCTCCACAACTGATTCATCAACTCCAATGTCCTCCACAACTGATGCATCAACTACAATATCCTCCACAACTGATACATCAACTACAATGTCCTCCACAACTGATACATCAACTACAATGTCCTCTACAACTGATGCATCAACTACAATATCCTCTACAACTACATTGTCCTCCACAACTGATGCATCAACTACAATGTCCTCCACAACTGATGCATCAACTGCAATCCTCCACAACTGATGCATCAACAACAATGTCCTCCACAACTGATGCATCAACTACAATGTCCTCCACAACTGATGCATCAACTACAATGTCCTCCACAACTGATGCATCAACTACAATGTCCTCCACAACTACTGATGCACCAACTACAATGTCCTCCACAACTACAACGGCACCAACTACAATCCTACCCACAACTGATGCATCAACTATATTGTCCTCTACAACTGATGCATCAACTACAATGTCCTCCACAACTGATGCATCAACTAAAATATCCTCCACAACTAATGCACCAACTACAATATCCTCCACAACTGATGCACCAACTACCATGCCCTCCACAACTATGGGACAAACCACAATGCTTCCCACTACTGATGCACCAACTACCTTGCCACCCACAACTAATGTACCAACTACCATGGTTTCAACAACTACAATGTCCGCCACATCTCGAGCATCAACTACAATGACACCTACTACTGGAGCCTCAACTACAACTACTCCTggtaatgataattatattctaatcttttcaaaaaaaaaaattatatttttatcattaaaaatattttttttgtatgagcaTTACAAACAAATAATACTTGGCTTTAATgatactatattaatatttttagataaatgtcAAACCAGTGAACAAATTGATTGTATATTCCCATTTATTTACTCTGGAGTATCTTACAATGAATGTACGGATGTGGAGAATAATGGAGTGGAATGGTGTGCTACTTCACTCTACGCCAACTCAGAAGCCCAAAATTATGGAAACTGTAATTCGAATTGCAAAGGTAAGACTAATAAAGAATAAACCTGTTAAAGCTTTCGCAAAACTTTATTGAGCTAATATTGGtcgttttttattttaggaCAGTGTAAAACCATTGAAGACCTTAAATGCATATTCCCATTTATTTACTCTGGAGTATCTTATAATGGATGTACGGATGTGGAAAATAATGGAGTAGAATGGTGTGCTACTTCACTCTACGCCAACTCGGAAGCCCAAAATTATGGAAACTGTAATTCGGATTGCAAAGGTAAGactaataaagaaatacatGCTGTTAAACCTTTAGTAAAACTTTATTGAGCTAATATTGGtcgttttttattttaggaCAGTGTAAAACCATTGAAGACGTTAAATGCACATTCCCATTTATTTACTCTGGAGTATCTTATAATGGATGTACGGATGTGGAGAATAATGGAGTGGAATGGTGTGCTACTTCACTCTATGCCAACTCAGAAGCCCAAAATTATGGAAACTGTAATTCAGATTGTAAAGGTAAGactaataaagaaatacatGCTGTTAAACCTTTAGTAAAACTTTATTGAGCTAATATTGGtcgttttttattttaggaCAGTGTAAAACCATTGAAGACGTTAAATGCACATTCCCATTTATTTACTCTGGAGTATCTTACAATCGATGTACAGATGTGGAAAATAATGGAGTGGAATGGTGTGCTACTTCACTCTACGCCAACTCAGAAGCCCAAAATTATGGAAACTGTAATTCAGATTGTAAAGGTAAGactaataaagaaatacatGCTGTTAAACCTTTAGTAAAACTTTATTGAGCTAATATTGGtcgttttttattttaggaCAGTGTACAACCACTGAAGACGTTAAATGCACATTCCCATTTATTTACTCTGGAGTATTTTACAATGGATGTACAGATGTGGACAATAATGGAGTAAAATGGTGTGCAACTTCACTCTTCGCCAATTCGGAAGCCCAAAATTATGGAAACTGTAATTCGGATTGCAAtggtaaaattatatgatttaatatacCCTTAGTAACAACATGTTGAGCTAAAATTGGTTATTCGCTATTTTAGATAATTGTAAAACCACTCAAGATGTTGTTTGTATATTCCCATTTATTTACTCTGGAATAACGTACAATGAATGTACGGATGTGGACAATAATGGAGTCAAATGGTGTGCTACTGCACTCCACGAAACCAAGGAAGCCTTTCAATTTGGAAACTGTAACGCTAATtgctaaatttgtacaaatattatttttattttggttattcAATTAGCAAACAAAATAAGtgctaaaataaatttaaaaaatgtttttttaataatatatgtttttgtgtATCTTTACATGTCAttttatatccataaaaatCGATTTAATGACTTGTGTTTCATGATAACTTGATAATTTGTGACTTGactttgtttttactattagaaAATTGAGATTTGACGTATAATCATAATTGAGCCTTTTGAGTTTATAATATTGGGAAGACAAgtaattcaaatatgtattttaccaATGTCCTGAACGCCACTTATGAATTTTAATGTGAGTCAAAATCTTTTAGGTTTGATCTACGACTATTACTTACTCGAGAGtggaatacaaaaaattgaaaatagattataaatatttattttcatttttatttttgaagtgtaTTAACATTTTACCGTTACTCCAAGTTTAACTGAACTAGTGTTCTTCAGAATTGTAGATTcgaaaatattatcataatacaactatctttatcttttaaatttactGATCAAACTCATCCTAATATCTCAAGTGGGTTCTCAAATAATCGATAGGATCACTTTACATTTGATATGagtattaataatatgaatataagacCAGGCAACATTAAAGGATAAAGTGTTGTGTAAGTGGTATCATCGTATGTTGAAGCTATGTTGGATGTCTGAACCTTTTTAATGAAGTATCAGTGTAGCATTTCTATCCGGATTTATCTCACTGAGCAAAGAAAACTGTTTATGAAACTCATCGATCCTTTGTTCTAACGATGGACCCTACGAATAACAATAAGGTCGAACAGAGTGGGTTGACTCCTTATGAGATGTTTGATAGAGGGGAGGTGAAACGTTTATCATTTAGTTCTTGGAGTGGTCCATTGGTTTAtacttagtaaaataaatatttatgttcatataataaatcttaAGTCAAGGGGACCCTTGTCCACCCACAAGATCCGCCTGTGGTTGTCTCAGACATAGATAGCCGACTCCTGTAATTCCTACAGACACAACCGGTGAAACTTCTGCCATTTACGTTCAAAAGTCATCCGTTCTTGGATCAAATTTGTATATCTTGAGATAGTTGTATCCATCATAATCGTTTTTTTAAGTCCTTGATGTTCCTCCTCAGTGTAAATCACCTACAAACGAGAGAATTCAGTCCCAAGAAAAGTTAGCTCTAGGAATAATTTCACTATGATTCTTCCATTTTCACCTAAGatacatttgttttattaacaAGTGATCATCATAGCTTGTCTCCAATACCCAGGAACGACGTGTACTCTGAACTTCAGAAAATTACTAGTGCCACAGatcaagaaatttatttattctattaaataagtGAACATAAAAGATACTTGTTACGGAAAACAGTCCAGGACTTGTACCTAGTATAAATTGCAAGCTTAcaatgagtaaatatttttttgaatcattACAGATAATATAAAAGGTACATATAAATGGATATACGTAAAAAGATTTCAGTATATTAAGGTTGACATGGGTGCTGCGTagataacaattatatttcagaAGAGAACAATAACATCAAGcggttttatatttataatcttaaaactgttatatttatttactttttgccCATGACTATGTATGAGTAAAAATTCAACACgagtattttttccttattcttATTGTCCATTTATCTAACACGCTTGCACCCTTTTTGTCTTAGGGTGGGtttaattatgttatatgtatataaagaaagAGTACCTATAGACTGGGATCATCATCcgtgatgaatattttatgtccCCCccggaatgttaaaaaataacaacgaaAATTGAcgtggtaaccctcacaatttgaagaattttaacAGTAGAGTAGCTTAGgtgtcataacgttttattagattagctgtgagcagctcTGAGAGAgatggaaagaaagaaataaaacccAAATCATACTCCGTATGACGCAACCTCTGAAGTTCACCTTTTCagttaattattcaaatgatattgttttttaccgactcgtaaaaagtaaaggaatcagTTCCTGAACAGCAGCAAGTCTTTGGGAGCCCTTATTTCTTCCTCAAATCAAGAGATGGATATGTTTCTACTTCATTGTTGTGATATGGGATTcaagatgtcaaattttactcCAAAACAGCAAGTGTATTTTCTTAGTTATAGTGTTGGAGGATATCACCCTCCTTAGGGAAGGACTTTAATGAGAGGAAGATGAAACACACCAATCTGATCCCTCATTGATTTGAATGGGCCTTTCTGACCTTAAATGTCATCAAGAAGGGATATAATAATCTATGTTGGTGGATACATTTCAGGATAATTAGCAAACAATGTTTCCTAATTTACATACTACAATGTCAACATATAGGAttatatctacaatatatttattaatgatcaaAAGTGTTGCTGTTTTCGAGGAAGAGTTATCAGCATAAGCGTACGAAGATATATCATTTTCTATTCATATATAGCCTTATAAAGTTATGTGGATTTCCCGCTGGTGCAGCGGGATTGTTTCCCTCGCCACAAATGAAATAAGCCTGTCGATTACTCTGTCTAAGGTATTTTCCGTATTCCATTCATTCCAAACCTTACTTTCATCCTTTGGCCATGActcaaaaaccttttaaaacaTATGGCAACTTATTTTTTCGTCTCCTTTACTGTTCATTTACCCATCATTGACTTGGCATCATATCGATATATTTTATGAGCCGATTGATAAGCTCTTAATGATTTAAGTTCGACATTTCAACTTTTCAAATAGTATAGAATTAAAGCttaaggaaaaatgaaaaattcattgCTGAAGGTTATCAGATTAGGGTATTTGTGAGCtccttaatttgaagtattgtaTTAAGATCATTATTGCATTTCAGATTTAGTGTTTCTGAaatcttcatctaaaataatggACACTGAAACTGGTCAATTTAATTGCTTGCTCGAACTTCATATAAGTTATTAAGAAACttacaatgactttttttgatcaatatttcaagaaagttaGATACCAATTTCGAATCCAACTACTGAGAAATATGGATACCTATTATAAACGATCGGAACAACGAGATAGAGTTCAATTAAACGAAGcgtattgttattttaaaaatgttattattatattcctaCCATAATCACAGTCTATTCTAAATAGtctctaattatttgattttaaaccaCAAAACCTAAccaaataaggaaatttgtgtataatatagtataatgattattattttttgtacttttataatacaaattctaagaactgaaatatattgttaaaatttattgttggttgtgtttgatagttattgtataataaagtttttagtaataatttaatttttaatattattatataaaacaataacataaattattactttcaaaGCGCTccatttttgaaaggaaatcgATAAAAAGAAGCTTCTTATGCTTTTTAACATGTTTTCAAGCAACTTTTCCAATTTTACAAGATAGAACTATTCATGTAGATggcatctatttttttaataaaacatactgttataaaatttagtataaaatgaatttagaagatttatacggataattataggcagttatatttatattgtttataaatatttacattaattttttaaatccaaaatattccaatgtaAGACTTGTAGCTCACTCcctgtttaaaaattcaaatacaactatttatttatgtaatcattcaatatatttgtGAAGGACTATTGAAGGGTTAACATACTCTTCCttcgttattattaatagaaaaaggcGAGCTTCTGAGATTTCGTTGACTTAAAATTTTTCACTCAACCATATATCTATTCATTATTGTATAAGGGTAATGCACTGAACAAAGGTATGAAGAGAGTTGATTTTATGCATAAGAAACTGCTGGTTACAGTTTATCTATCTAATCCTAAGTCATCGACACGTTTTTGTGACGTAATTTGCGTTAGTTcttcttaattgtaaaattgttattgccaataatcggattcaatattatgaagtGCTCCATAAATAATTTCCATTGTCATCGTTgagacaaacaaaaattataaaagctttattgaaatttttattcatgtcaaatatttactcgagtttcatataaatgaaattgtttactgTACTATTTAAGAATagaatttatgttaatttgatagtttttaatCTTCCTTTacacatgttaaaataaaaaaagtagttgtGATATAATCCccctattacatatattttcaaaaggaaaaatcgATTATGTCTATTTAAATGCACTTTTCATTGTACTTACAAGtccaatattagttatttttccattgaagaaagtataatttgtttaaaattctaataaatgtaaaattaattaacaatattgtatttcaaaattatttaatatttatacaatagcttttaaagggtaaattaattgataaatattatttgatcgcTGATAATAATTTACgtaaaaatatatggagttaCGCCAAGGACTCTAGATTTCTTGGAATTGATAAATTAGGGAACTATAGTCCAAATGATGTTCGAAGTAGAACAACGCAGTAAAACCCAAATTCACGAAAGGAATTTGAAACTGAATACaagtcatataattaattccaattatgAACGTTCCAATTTTACAGAAGAAATAACCAAAATGTTTTTCTCCTACAATATTCCACTCCATATCGTTAATCAtctaaattttgttaagtttatagaaatttacAGTGGAAAAGTAATTCCCTCTCGCTTCTCAATCACCAAGTGAATGGAGTCTCAAATTAAAGTAGTGTTGAACaagattaaagaaaataaaaaaaaaaaacttgagggGAAGGATATATTTCATGCATTGGACGAAACTACTGACAAGCGGTCCATGACTGAAATGTTAATTGGTCCTTTATGGTTAATTTTTGGGTCGTTCTTATCTCATAAATTTGGAATGTATCCAATGATTACATGTGTTGCTGCAAAAAGTATCAGCAACGTTTGTCTCATATTTCAGAGGCGAAAGACTGAAGGTTTTCATTAccaacatttttcaattatcttGCATGTCACTTGTCTTGCCCATAGGCTGAACAGAACAGCAACTCTCTGAcctgatttcttttaaaatagaaacACTATCATCTCttaagtgaatatatatattttttattcaggtGATCTAAAACAATTGACTACTACGTCAATCACTTCAATTTAGTCAAAGAGTACATTAATGTTATGTATGGAAACTATGATGCaatctataaaacaaaagatgttttgaagaatgatccacttttgtatgaaataatgtttattcaaaacaatttaatccCAATCCATGTAATCAATAAAGCATTGAAAGAGAAATTATTGCTACTCCCAAGTGTAACgatcgtaaaaaaatatttgccatGATATTACACTTGAACTTTTCCAAATTATTGTCTGTAGATGATAGGGATatatcaaatttagaaaattggcGTCATAAACTATCAAGCACTATATAGAGTGCTTAACATACAAAAACACTTCTATTGCTAAATTTCATTGAGAGAGGGTTTCCAACGCGATGtcgtacataaatatacaaaaaaatcccgTCTGACGAAGGCTCACGTCaggaataattatttcatatcgtGACAAATTGTATGTGGAACTCTTCCTATCGGAACACAAATTGAGCTaacaaattcaacattttaaGAGATTGagtccaaattttttttgagtttgtggttattttttcattttgctgTCATGTATACTTAACCATGAACTACTAAAGTAATCCATGAGTTAAATATaagttacaatatataaatatgtactagtttttgtttttctataccTTTGCTTCAATGACGTCACTAACagttaatcaataaaaatgatagtCAAGTGGTACAATATATTTGCTGGTATTAcggccatttaaaaaataaattaattttcccagaattagttataaattcaatcgtctattcattaaaaaaatccgatGATCTTTCCAGAtatcatgaaaatttatatCGATACTATTtcgatacaatattttatttttgcaggtaaataatattactctAATTTTATTTCTCGAATTGAGGTTATATTCATTCAAGGATTGATAAGTCCTTAGAAGCAACCCATTTTCTTCGACTAGGATTGTTACtttagaattgaaaaataatgggaTTCATATTATTGGAATGGTTACTGATATGGGCCACAAAAATATCCGTCTTTGGATAGAATTAGGGTTATCAACTGATAaagcatatttttcaaatccattCAACAAGGACAATTCTATATTTGCGTTTGTATATGCCCTTCACTTACTGAAGTTACTCAGAAATAGTTTAATTGATCAAgtctaattatttcatcaaagtCGATTATGGCGTTGtatgaagattttaaaaatgaaattcagcTTCCCTATGTATTGACATCTTGCCTAAATCAGGACtgctttaaatacttttttttccagaattcGACATATTGGTCGAACTAACTTTCATCCTCATGTTGTAGAATCAATAGATCGATTTCGTGTTATTGTAATAAGTGGATTTGAAATGACTATTGTTGAAAATgctccatttaattttttaaatgacgatCACTCTCACTCCATGATTCAACAGGTCACAGGGAGTATATTGGATGAAACAGATTTAAGAGAAAATCATAAATCTATAACAGAGGAAACattgaagattttaatttttacaatattttttttaagaaaaagaagaacacaAGGAGCCAGAATCTGGTAGTGAagatgaaattataaattacaatgtGGAAGATTTTTCAAGTATTCCCAACAAAATCAAATGCCAAGAAGAGGGATTTATATACGTTGTGGGGTATTTGGCCAAAAATTTCTTCCCCAAATTCCCActattaggatttttttctgacaaaagtggatcattcttcaaaatatctttttctttttagattgcATCTTTGTTTTCATCTGTAACATAATATACTATTTGATTGAATTGATCTGCTTGGCGTAatagtgaatttttttatatcgcCTGAATAGTAACAAAATATTCACTTGAAGGATGATAGTGTTTGTATTATAGAAGTAATCAGGACAGAGCGTATATATTCTTTTCAGAATTTAAGCATAACAACTGATGTGCAAcataattggaaaatgttgttCAAGGTTTTCGGTTGCTCTAATGCAATACCTTGTTCCATTAGTAATGAAAACCGAAATAATATGgatgttttattttgacataaaggtttttcttttgagtagtgtatatatatttttctgtattcTGTATAGCACTTtggtaaaatgatattttggtCATTACACGTCAAttgtacaaacttttttttacaatttgcgGCATGATCATgaccgattttgatgatttttggtgagctggcTTGTCTATATGAAAGAAGACAGTTTGTGAAATATTAGCCCTCTGGGCCGTTCTAGGCCCTCtcatttatacaaatttcattGAAACATTAGACAAAACTATGTTTTAAAGACTTTCCtctcaaaatgattttcacaaaTAAGTGAGGTTGGAGCTGGTTTCCAATTGGGAGTAATTGAAGGCCAGATAACCATTCCTTTCTTCTAGTATGCTCTTCCGAGCTTTTTGGAAATGTAAATCTGAAGAACTGTAAGTTTCCATgagttatttgttttataaatccGTACTGCTCTTATATCCAAGAACGgattatgtttaaaatgaattaaaatggaaatatataaacaataaaatctaGAATGTAAAATGAGTAGCTTTAGACAGAAACTATTAAacgaaatttcaatatttcgtAAGGAGCAAATTCAATTTCCTCCAAAATCCtccttcaaaaactaatttctttcaaaaaaattgaatattcgtactataacataaatgaataaaagtgataatataataagtagGTAAGTTacgaaaaatcaaaaattaatgaatcaaTGACTTTAAATTGATTCTTCTTATGCATGTCGAGTGTAAAATTTCTTGGAtaccaaaattacttttttagacttggattttttaataataaatatattattttatttaatataaatgtataaaattgtgTGTAACATAAGATTagtcagatatttttttttccttcttttccccTCCCccaatcataatatatatttttcaaaagtaatcaTTAACATccattcacaaattattttgtaatatatataaaataggaaacaaaaaaaagaagaagtgctCTACAAAGTTTCTTATTATCTCTACT from Lepeophtheirus salmonis chromosome 1, UVic_Lsal_1.4, whole genome shotgun sequence includes these protein-coding regions:
- the LOC121128090 gene encoding uncharacterized protein translates to MSSTTDASTTMSSTTDASTTMSSTTDASTTMSSTTTDAPTTMSSTTTTAPTTILPTTDASTILSSTTDASTTMSSTTDASTKISSTTNAPTTISSTTDAPTTMPSTTMGQTTMLPTTDAPTTLPPTTNVPTTMVSTTTMSATSRASTTMTPTTGASTTTTPDKCQTSEQIDCIFPFIYSGVSYNECTDVENNGVEWCATSLYANSEAQNYGNCNSNCKGQCKTIEDLKCIFPFIYSGVSYNGCTDVENNGVEWCATSLYANSEAQNYGNCNSDCKGQCKTIEDVKCTFPFIYSGVSYNGCTDVENNGVEWCATSLYANSEAQNYGNCNSDCKGQCKTIEDVKCTFPFIYSGVSYNRCTDVENNGVEWCATSLYANSEAQNYGNCNSDCKGQCTTTEDVKCTFPFIYSGVFYNGCTDVDNNGVKWCATSLFANSEAQNYGNCNSDCNDNCKTTQDVVCIFPFIYSGITYNECTDVDNNGVKWCATALHETKEAFQFGNCNANC